The Humulus lupulus chromosome 3, drHumLupu1.1, whole genome shotgun sequence genome window below encodes:
- the LOC133822038 gene encoding microtubule-associated protein 70-1 — MAELSGEVGGGGGGEFSGIGAAPATSTPTPPPSLAVSGSFKEGKSSSSRRRGAMMRPSLDSDEFMNLLHGSDPVKVELNRLENEVRDKDRELEKAHAEIKGLRFSERLKEKAVEELTDELSKVDEKLKLTESLLESKNLEIKKINDEKKASMAAQFAAEATLRRVHAAQKDDDMPPIEAILAPLEAELKLARQEIAKLQDDNKALDRLTKSKEAALLEAERTVQVALAKASMVDDLQNKNQELMKQIEICQEENKILDKMHRQKVAEVEKLTQTVRELEEAVLAGGAAANAVRDYQRKVQEMNEERKTLDRELARARVTANRVAVVVANEWKDANDKVMPVKQWLEERRFLQGEMQQLRDKLAIAERAAKSEAQLKEKFHMRLKVLEESLRGTSNSSKIGSADGRSASNGSSRRQSLGGADNISKLTSNGFLSKRTPSLRSLSSSTCSVLKHAKGTSKSFDGGTRSLDRGKVLLNGGPNFSFNQSCDATKDGESPNTWKGTSDDKPTEFSSVDSEDSVPGILYDLLQKEVVALRKSGHEKDQSLKDKDDAIEMLAKKVDTLTKAMEVEAKKMRREVAAMEKEVAAMRVEKDHEHRAKRFGNPKPSVNSTLLAGRSMGRGGLTRSTQ; from the exons ATGGCGGAGCTTTCCGGCGAAgtgggaggaggaggtggagggGAGTTTAGCGGCATTGGTGCAGCGCCGGCGACCAGTACTCCGACTCCTCCACCGTCGCTTGCGGTGTCGGGCTCGTTTAAGGAAGGGAAGAGCTCGTCGTCGCGGAGGAGAGGCGCAATGATGAGGCCGAGTCTCGACTCGGACGAGTTCATGAACCTGTTGCACGGCTCGGATCCGGTGAAGGTTGAGCTCAATCGGCTGGAGAATGAAGTCAGAG ataagGATCGTGAGTTGGAAAAAGCTCATGCGGAGATCAAGGGTCTCAGGTTTTCTGAAAGACTCAAGGAAAAGGCTGTTGAAGAG CTCACGGACGAACTGTCCAAGGTGGATGAGAAGCTGAAGCTAACAGAGTCACTTCTAGAAAGCAAA AATCTAGAGATAAAGAAAATCAATGATGAGAAGAAAGCTTCCATGGCAGCACAGTTTGCTGCTGAAGCTACTCTTCGAAGGGTTCATGCTGCTCAAAAGGATGATGATATGCCTCCAATTGAAGCCATTCTTGCACCTCTGGAAGCTGAACTCAAGCTGGCTCGAcaggag ATTGCAAAGCTTCAAGATGATAATAAAGCTTTGGATCGTCTTACAAAATCAAAGGAAGCAGCTTTACTTGAAGCTGAGAGGACTGTTCAGGTTGCCTTGGCTAAGGCCTCTATGGTGGATGATCTCCAAAATAAAAACCAAGAGTTAATGAAACAAATAGAAATTTGTCAG gaagaaaataaaattttagaTAAAATGCATAGACAAAAGGTGGCAGAAGTTGAAAAGCTTACACAGACTGTAAGGGAGTTGGAAGAGGCTGTTCTTGCTGGTGGTGCAGCTGCAAACGCTGTGAGGGATTATCAGCGGAAAGTGCAAGAGATGAAT GAGGAACGGAAAACTCTTGACCGAGAGCTGGCTCGTGCCAGGGTAACAGCAAATAGAGTGGCTGTAGTGGTAGCAAATGAATGGAAGGATGCCAATGACAAAGTGATGCCCGTAAAACAATGGCTTGAAGAACGAAGATTCTTGCAG GGGGAAATGCAACAACTTAGGGACAAGCTTGCTATAGCTGAGCGAGCTGCCAAGTCTGAAGCTCAATTGAAA GAAAAGTTCCATATGCGACTGAAGGTGCTTGAGGAAAGTTTGCGAGGAACTTCTAACAGTAGCAAAATTGGTTCAGCTGATGGAAGGAGTGCAAGTAATGGCTCTTCTCGCCGTCAGTCCCTTGGTGGGGCTGATAATATTTCAAAATTAACTTCTAATGGATTTTTATCCAAGAGAACGCCAAGTTTGAGATCCTTATCGTCTAGCACTTGCTCTGTGCTGAAGCATGCTAAAGGGACGTCAAAATCATTTGATGGCGGTACAAGATCATTGGACAGGGGTAAGGTCCTTTTAAATGGTGGCCCCAATTTCTCATTCAACCAGTCATGTGATGCTACCAAGGATGGTGAATCACCTAATACCTGGAAGGGAACTTCAGATGATAAGCCAACAGAGTTCTCATCAGTAGATTCTGAGGATAGTGTCCCAGGCATTTTATATGATTTGCTGCAGAAAGAGGTTGTAGCATTGAGAAAATCTGGTCACGAAAAAGATCAAAGCCTGAAAGATAAAGATGATGCTATTGAG ATGTTAGCTAAGAAGGTAGATACATTAACCAAAGCTATGGAGGTTGAGGCAAAGAAGATGAGACGTGAAGTCGCTGCCATGGAGAAGGAGGTAGCTGCCATGCGTGTCGAGAAAGATCATGAACATAGAGCCAAGAGATTTGGTAATCCTAAACCCTCTGTCAACAGCACGTTGCTTGCTGGAAG AAGTATGGGAAGAGGAGGATTAACACGCAGCACCCAATGA
- the LOC133822039 gene encoding pentatricopeptide repeat-containing protein At2g01740 isoform X2, whose amino-acid sequence MVRETLHSFAHLRRASKFPTPFTCNKLLHRLTSSNCGELSLKILSHLLSKGFGSVPDVVTYNTLIDGYCKNSDIEQACFSVNRMCLGQCRPDLVTFNIMFNTFSKLKMEKEFFVYMGLMWKCCLPNVVTYSTWVDMFCKKGDFGMGSKVFDEMVSVGVSPNFVAFTSLIDGYCKGGKVDVALKLFVEMKGFSVLPNVVTYTALIDGLCKQGKLEKAESLFSKMLEDGVKPNSAVYTSIIDGYFTEGNTDVAMKYINKMRGQCIRLDITTYEVIIWGFCKNGMLDKVSEVLRTMVESGLSPDKIMLTTIMDAHFKAGNLKAALEVYQDLLVRGFEPDTVTLSTLMDGLCKHGHLQDARGYFFPEKANEISYTVLIDGMCKEGQLGEVETVAREMLEAGFVPDKYVYTSWIAGLCKQGKLVEAFMLKNKMVQEGVEPDLFTYSSLIFGLANKGLMIEAKQVFDDMLKRKVSPDKAVYDILIRGYRREENEAAVLGLYDEMRKKGL is encoded by the exons ATGGTGAGAGAAACCCTCCACTCCTTCGCTCACCTGCGAAGGGCCTCAAAGTTTCCAACTCCTTTTACCTGCAACAAGCTTCTCCACCGCCTCACCAGCTCCAACTGTGGTGAACTTTCACTTAAAATCCTCTCCCACTTGCTTTCCAAAGG ATTCGGGTCTGTGCCGGATGTTGTCACTTACAATACATTGATTGATGGGTACTGTAAGAATTCTGATATCGAACAAGCTTGCTTCAGTGTGAATAGGATGTGTTTAGGCCAGTGTAGACCTGATTTGGTTACTTTCAATATAATGTTTAATACATTTTCTAAGCTGAAAATGGAGAAAGAATTTTTTGTGTACATGGGTTTGATGTGGAAATGTTGTTTGCCTAATGTGGTTACTTACAGTACTTGGGTTGATATGTTCTGTAAAAAAGGGGATTTTGGTATGGGTTCTAAAGTGTTTGATGAAATGGTGAGTGTTGGGGTGTCCCCTAATTTTGTTGCTTTTACTTCTTTGATTGATGGCTATTGTAAGGGTGGAAAGGTGGATGTTGCTCTTAAGCTGTTTGTGGAAATGAAAGGATTCTCAGTTCTGCCTAATGTTGTTACTTACACTGCACTAATTGATGGCCTTTGCAAACAAGGAAAGTTGGAAAAAGCAGAGTCATTGTTTTCTAAGATGTTGGAAGATGGGGTTAAGCCTAACTCAGCTGTTTACACTTCAATAATAGACGGGTATTTCACAGAAGGGAACACGGATGTTGCCATGAAGTATATAAATAAAATGCGGGGTCAATGTATTAGGCTTGATATCACCACCTATGAGGTAATAATATGGGGATTTTGTAAGAACGGTATGTTAGATAAAGTATCCGAGGTTCTGAGAACTATGGTTGAGAGTGGACTGTCTCCAGATAAGATCATGTTAACGACCATTATGGACGCACATTTCAAAGCTGGCAATTTAAAGGCTGCTTTGGAGGTGTACCAAGACTTATTGGTCAGGGGTTTTGAACCGGACACTGTAACTCTTTCAACGTTAATGGATGGGTTATGCAAGCACGGGCATCTTCAGGACGCTAGAGGGTATTTTTTCCCGGAAAAAGCCAATGAAATCTCATATACAGTGCTTATTGATGGGATGTGCAAAGAAGGGCAGCTGGGGGAAGTTGAGACAGTTGCCAGGGAGATGTTAGAGGCAGGGTTTGTTCCAGACAAGTATGTGTACACTTCTTGGATTGCTGGGCTTTGCAAACAGGGAAAATTAGTAGAGGCTTTTATGCTTAAGAATAAAATGGTCCAGGAAGGTGTTGAACCTGATTTGTTCACTTATAGCTCCTTAATTTTTGGTTTAGCGAACAAGGGGCTAATGATTGAGGCAAAACAGGTTTTTGATGATATGTTAAAACGGAAAGTCTCTCCTGACAAGGCTGTCTACGATATTCTGATTAGAGGTTATCGTAGGGAGGAAAATGAAGCTGCTGTTTTGGGTTTGTACGATGAAATGAGAAAGAAAGGACTTTGA
- the LOC133822039 gene encoding pentatricopeptide repeat-containing protein At2g01740 isoform X1, with the protein MVRETLHSFAHLRRASKFPTPFTCNKLLHRLTSSNCGELSLKILSHLLSKGYVPHPSSFNSVLSFLCKLGHFSFAENVVNSMPRFGSVPDVVTYNTLIDGYCKNSDIEQACFSVNRMCLGQCRPDLVTFNIMFNTFSKLKMEKEFFVYMGLMWKCCLPNVVTYSTWVDMFCKKGDFGMGSKVFDEMVSVGVSPNFVAFTSLIDGYCKGGKVDVALKLFVEMKGFSVLPNVVTYTALIDGLCKQGKLEKAESLFSKMLEDGVKPNSAVYTSIIDGYFTEGNTDVAMKYINKMRGQCIRLDITTYEVIIWGFCKNGMLDKVSEVLRTMVESGLSPDKIMLTTIMDAHFKAGNLKAALEVYQDLLVRGFEPDTVTLSTLMDGLCKHGHLQDARGYFFPEKANEISYTVLIDGMCKEGQLGEVETVAREMLEAGFVPDKYVYTSWIAGLCKQGKLVEAFMLKNKMVQEGVEPDLFTYSSLIFGLANKGLMIEAKQVFDDMLKRKVSPDKAVYDILIRGYRREENEAAVLGLYDEMRKKGL; encoded by the coding sequence ATGGTGAGAGAAACCCTCCACTCCTTCGCTCACCTGCGAAGGGCCTCAAAGTTTCCAACTCCTTTTACCTGCAACAAGCTTCTCCACCGCCTCACCAGCTCCAACTGTGGTGAACTTTCACTTAAAATCCTCTCCCACTTGCTTTCCAAAGGGTATGTTCCTCACCCATCTTCCTTCAATTCCGTTCTCTCTTTTCTCTGCAAGTTGGGTCACTTTAGTTTCGCTGAAAATGTCGTAAATTCAATGCCCAGATTCGGGTCTGTGCCGGATGTTGTCACTTACAATACATTGATTGATGGGTACTGTAAGAATTCTGATATCGAACAAGCTTGCTTCAGTGTGAATAGGATGTGTTTAGGCCAGTGTAGACCTGATTTGGTTACTTTCAATATAATGTTTAATACATTTTCTAAGCTGAAAATGGAGAAAGAATTTTTTGTGTACATGGGTTTGATGTGGAAATGTTGTTTGCCTAATGTGGTTACTTACAGTACTTGGGTTGATATGTTCTGTAAAAAAGGGGATTTTGGTATGGGTTCTAAAGTGTTTGATGAAATGGTGAGTGTTGGGGTGTCCCCTAATTTTGTTGCTTTTACTTCTTTGATTGATGGCTATTGTAAGGGTGGAAAGGTGGATGTTGCTCTTAAGCTGTTTGTGGAAATGAAAGGATTCTCAGTTCTGCCTAATGTTGTTACTTACACTGCACTAATTGATGGCCTTTGCAAACAAGGAAAGTTGGAAAAAGCAGAGTCATTGTTTTCTAAGATGTTGGAAGATGGGGTTAAGCCTAACTCAGCTGTTTACACTTCAATAATAGACGGGTATTTCACAGAAGGGAACACGGATGTTGCCATGAAGTATATAAATAAAATGCGGGGTCAATGTATTAGGCTTGATATCACCACCTATGAGGTAATAATATGGGGATTTTGTAAGAACGGTATGTTAGATAAAGTATCCGAGGTTCTGAGAACTATGGTTGAGAGTGGACTGTCTCCAGATAAGATCATGTTAACGACCATTATGGACGCACATTTCAAAGCTGGCAATTTAAAGGCTGCTTTGGAGGTGTACCAAGACTTATTGGTCAGGGGTTTTGAACCGGACACTGTAACTCTTTCAACGTTAATGGATGGGTTATGCAAGCACGGGCATCTTCAGGACGCTAGAGGGTATTTTTTCCCGGAAAAAGCCAATGAAATCTCATATACAGTGCTTATTGATGGGATGTGCAAAGAAGGGCAGCTGGGGGAAGTTGAGACAGTTGCCAGGGAGATGTTAGAGGCAGGGTTTGTTCCAGACAAGTATGTGTACACTTCTTGGATTGCTGGGCTTTGCAAACAGGGAAAATTAGTAGAGGCTTTTATGCTTAAGAATAAAATGGTCCAGGAAGGTGTTGAACCTGATTTGTTCACTTATAGCTCCTTAATTTTTGGTTTAGCGAACAAGGGGCTAATGATTGAGGCAAAACAGGTTTTTGATGATATGTTAAAACGGAAAGTCTCTCCTGACAAGGCTGTCTACGATATTCTGATTAGAGGTTATCGTAGGGAGGAAAATGAAGCTGCTGTTTTGGGTTTGTACGATGAAATGAGAAAGAAAGGACTTTGA
- the LOC133820923 gene encoding uncharacterized protein LOC133820923 isoform X1, producing the protein MLELQEGVDQLKLPATISSLCVIVESLEKKLFAKENEMDKFKEEMKIELEMGLQRLQQSLSTPNHHVIQIDNFKEEMKLYFDKGFERLHQSFNIAIGSMVPGNASPHISKEKAAKCVQFGKLTKDLIEPTIYLHEKTKLSQHKMTIDPMLLECGIGRRNEFEDSYRKGSISNIEREKGAIENDFNDYEQTVLPSDKYNVDVGPYNAIQNVDGVLSCSGNEKIDVENEIGLEDDASKFRVEGKEKEKEDLGILSFEVIPERSQCVWYHRHSCYSRNRG; encoded by the coding sequence ATGTTAGAATTGCAAGAAGGGGTCGATCAATTGAAGTTACCCGCCACGATATCGTCTTTGTGTGTAATTGTTGAATCTTTGGAGAAGAAATTGTTTGCTAAGGAGAATGAAATGGATAAATTTAAAGAGGAGATGAAGATTGAACTGGAAATGGGATTGCAACGCTTACAACAAAGTTTGAGTACTCCAAATCATCACGTCATTCAAATTGACAATTTTAAAGAGGAGATGAAATTGTATTTTGACAAAGGATTTGAACGATTACATCAAAGTTTCAATATTGCGATAGGTTCAATGGTTCCCGGGAATGCTTCCCCCCATATTAGCAAGGAAAAGGCTGCTAAGTGTGTGCAGTTTGGGAAGTTGACTAAAGACCTAATCGAGCCAACCATTTACTTGCATGAGAAAACAAAGTTGAGCCAGCATAAGATGACAATTGACCCAATGCTTTTGGAGTGTGGCATAGGTCGTCGAAATGAGTTTGAAGATTCTTATAGAAAGGGTTCAATTTCTAATATCGAGAGGGAAAAAGGGGCAATAGAAAATGATTTCAATGATTATGAACAAACTGTTTTACCCTCAGACAAGTACAATGTTGATGTTGGGCCTTACAATGCTATCCAGAACGTTGATGGTGTACTATCATGTTCAGGGAATGAGAAGATAGATGTTGAGAAtgagattggtttggaagatgaTGCTTCTAAATTTCGCGTGGAagggaaggagaaggagaaggaggactTGGGTATTTTGAGTTTTGAAGTTATACCAGAACGAAGCCAGTGTGTATGGTACCACAGACACTCCTGTTATTCACGAAATAGAGGATGA
- the LOC133820923 gene encoding uncharacterized protein LOC133820923 isoform X2 — MDKSFQDMILKYNKSKGRQIGAFNLKVVLPQSKFELGLFLFDFSLSLRDVLVDNVMGQLERWYFRSLRPEAEVDMKIIDAFGCVLRYRDNPDGVIDDDAQTLIFPTYWPGLILVPMKDVENNHWILAVIHCQKGCASVWDSVSGRYRTRVRTHILSELLKKLDVLLHTTMGSARVGGPIFSLFSVVPSGQVPQQENGHDCGVFVMKFMEWIVDGESPPKSYKVEDAARLDIAIDILTCESNRL, encoded by the exons ATGGACAAATCATTTCAGGATATGATTCTTAAGTATAACAAAAGCAAAGGCAGGCAGATTGGTGCATTCAATTTGAAAGTAGTCCTACCACAGTCCAAGTTCGAACTTGGACTTTTCCTATTTGACTTTAGTTTGTCGTTGCG AGACGTGTTGGTCGATAATGTAATGGGACAGTTGGAGCGGTGGTACTTCAGAAGCCTTAGACCTGAAGCTGAGGTGGACATGAAG ATTATTGATGCTTTTGGGTGTGTATTAAGATATAGAGACAACCCTGATGGTGTAATAGATGACGATGCTCAAACTTTGATTTTCCCAACCTATTGGCCCGGCCTG ATCCTAGTGCCAATGAAGGATGTCGAAAACAATCATTGGATACTAGCCGTTATACATTGCCAAAAAGGTTGTGCAAGCGTGTGGGACTCAGTGTCTGGTCGATATAGGACACGGGTCAGGACACATATACTAAGCGAACTG TTAAAGAAGCTTGACGTGTTGCTTCATACGACCATGGGTAGTGCTCGTGTTGGTGGTCCCATTTTTTCCCTTTTTAGTGTAGTGCCCTCTGGTCAAGTACCTCAGCAAGAAAATGGTCATGACTGTGGTGTTTTTGTCATGAAGTTTATGGAGTGGATTGTGGATGGGGAATCACCCCCGAAGTCCTAT AAAGTTGAGGATGCTGCTAGACTCGACATTGCAATCGATATCTTGACCTGTGAGTCCAATAGGCTTTGA
- the LOC133823617 gene encoding protein FAR1-RELATED SEQUENCE 5-like, translating to MENKMVTTLAELQIYNKQPHDLSKEDIIGQHLESLDKWEEFFFEYSKWMGFSVRKEDVRRDHENNPWQRKWVCSNQGFRRDKWTTLLNRKKKPRPITRTGCLALLRVNLDRTENTWVAKDFNPKHNHELASKRELHFLRSNRAIPESIGAQVMSMRRSGIRTCHIFNHLAQERGGREYVPFLKKDLYNWIGRQRLVQHEEETDAEGALGYLACMGRSDADFFETHTIDVENRLADLFWADGISRRDYACFGDIMAFDSTYKKNSYNKPLLIFVGLNHHYRTIVFAVALLYDETEETYTWVLEEFLESA from the coding sequence ATGGAGAATAAAATGGTCACAACACTTGCAGAACTTCAAATTTACAACAAGCAGCCACATGATCTATCAAAAGAAGACATCATAGGCCAACACCTCGAAAGTCTCGATAAATGGGAAGAATTTTTTTTCGAATACTCGAAATGGATGGGGTTTAGTGTTCGCAAGGAAGATGTTCGACGTGACCATGAAAACAACCCGTGGCAACGTAAATGGGTTTGCTCAAACCAAGGTTTTCGACGCGACAAGTGGACAACCCTTCTAAACCGTAAGAAAAAACCAAGACCTATCACAAGAACGGGGTGTCTCGCACTTCTACGCGTAAACTTGGACAGGACGGAAAACACTTGGGTGGCGAAAGACTTCAATCCGAAACATAATCATGAATTAGCTTCGAAAAGGGAATTGCACTTTTTGCGATCTAATCGAGCCATACCAGAGTCAATCGGAGCCCAGGTAATGTCGATGCGACGATCAGGTATACGCACTTGCCACATATTCAACCACCTAGCACAAGAAAGAGGAGGACGTGAGTATGTACCCTTCCTGAAAAAGGATCTTTACAATTGGATTGGTCGGCAAAGACTAGTTCAACACGAAGAAGAAACTGACGCTGAAGGAGCATTGGGGTACTTGGCATGTATGGGCCGCTCTGATGCTGACTTTTTTGAGACACACACAATTGATGTAGAAAATAGGTTGGCAGACCTATTTTGGGCTGATGGAATTTCTCGTCGTGATTATGCTTGTTTTGGGGACATTATGGCTTTCGACTCCACCTACAAGAAGAACTCATACAATAAGCCCCTGCTTATCTTTGTCGGGTTGAATCACCATTACAGGACAATAGTCTTTGCAGTTGCTTTGCTATATGACGAGACCGAGGAGACATATACTTGGGTTTTAGAGGAGTTTCTAGAGAGTGCATGA
- the LOC133823618 gene encoding protein FAR1-RELATED SEQUENCE 5-like translates to MAKAIQKVFPTSIHRLCAWHLQNNVTINAPHPVFKSKFNELLYQYCTEEDFEDAWNRMVSEFEFEDSRWATTTYNSRRSWAECFLRGHFFGGLRTTQRSESINSYLSHFLTSKLKLRDLVGQVDKAIQSIRHTEREDEFISNHSTPQLPSNILRQYYEQVASILTRNMYKKVEEQITSALAYSVDSTNVSIDFRFYSLTRFPKGLVRSRVRYHIGDGHINCTCMLFESDGIPCRHIFAVMKHLNILCIPESLYKDRWKKDAKNTIGLKNLSQSTVPPDVLVCTRWGSLTSRFNAMGYYATKHNENFEEAMNEMSHMEQKFKSMSVEVQSVDQVSNVAPTNSRDHPANRGIRDPTVVRTKGRETNKSKSKEKDTENGRSRKNRCRNYNQLGHNKATCKSNPAAHTIEKDYEPSCNSPTTEAEPWLHLMPSQLSFTGDKNLQFHQWYGDIPTSSNIGPN, encoded by the coding sequence ATGGCGAAAGCAATACAAAAAGTTTTCCCAACTTCTATTCACCGATTGTGTGCTTGGCATCTTCAGAATAATGTAACTATTAATGCGCCTCATCCTGTATTCAAGTCCAAGTTCAATGAACTACTTTATCAATACTGTACCGAGGAAGATTTCGAGGATGCATGGAATAGAATGGTTTCAGAATTCGAATTTGAGGATAGTCGATGGGCAACAACTACCTACAATAGTAGGAGGAGTTGGGCAGAATGTTTCCTACGAGGGCATTTCTTTGGGGGACTAAGAACTACTCAAAGATCAGAGTCAATTAATTCCTACTTGTCCCACTTCCTGACGAGCAAACTCAAACTTAGAGATCTGGTTGGCCAAGTAGACAAGGCCATACAAAGTATTCGTCACACAGAACGGGAAGACGAATTCATCAGCAACCATAGTACGCCACAATTACCATCGAACATCCTCCGACAGTACTATGAACAAGTGGCTTCGATTTTGACAAGGAACATGTACAAAAAAGTTGAGGAACAGATCACGAGTGCCTTGGCTTACTCAGTGGACTCCACCAATGTATCCATTGACTTCAGGTTCTACTCACTGACGCGGTTTCCAAAGGGACTTGTACGAAGTAGGGTGCGCTACCATATTGGCGATGGTCATATAAACTGTACATGTATGTTGTTCGAGTCGGATGGAATTCCATGTCGACATATATTTGCAGTTATGAAGCACCTCAACATACTATGCATTCCTGAATCTCTTTATAAGGACCGGTGGAAGAAGGATGCGAAAAACACGATTGGGTTAAAAAATTTATCCCAGTCAACGGTGCCACCGGATGTGCTAGTTTGTACAAGATGGGGATCTTTAACTTCGCGTTTCAATGCAATGGGATACTATGCCACAAAacataatgaaaattttgaagaGGCAATGAATGAAATGTCACATATGGAACAAAAATTTAAGTCAATGTCAGTGGAGGTCCAATCTGTAGACCAAGTTTCAAATGTGGCTCCTACTAACAGCCGCGATCACCCCGCCAACAGAGGAATCCGAGACCCAACTGTGGTAAGAACGAAGGGGAGGGAAACAAACAAGTCAAAATCAAAAGAGAAGGACACAGAAAATGGGAGATCCAGGAAAAATAGGTGTCGCAACTACAACCAGTTAGGGCATAATAAGGCTACTTGCAAATCTAATCCCGCAGCTCACACAATAGAAAAAGATTACGAACCTTCTTGTAATAGTCCAACCACTGAAGCAGAACCGTGGTTACACCTCATGCCGTCTCAATTGAGCTTCACCGGAGACAAAAATCTTCAATTCCATCAGTGGTATGGTGATATTCCCACTAGTTCTAATATTGGGCCTAACTAG